The proteins below are encoded in one region of Populus alba chromosome 2, ASM523922v2, whole genome shotgun sequence:
- the LOC118042102 gene encoding ATP-dependent zinc metalloprotease FTSH, chloroplastic, whose amino-acid sequence MASSTTNPLLTSNFFGSRSLPCPKTTRPSLSFLLPKKFQKIVNEKNYESLKSLQSQATIATALIFSSLTPQALAIDNPTPPPTPPPVIEAQPTRPSSTLAQNLLLTAPKPQSQSTSDLPEGSQWRYSEFLNAVKKGKVERVRFSKDGSALQLTAVDGRRATVIVPNDPDLIDILAMNGVDISVAEGDSGNGLFNFIGNLLFPFLAFAGLFLLFRRAQGGPGGPGGLGGPMDFGRSKSKFQEVPETGVTFADVAGADQAKLELQEVVDFLKNPDKYTALGAKIPKGCLLVGPPGTGKTLLARAVAGEAGVPFFSCAASEFVELFVGVGASRVRDLFEKAKSKAPCIVFIDEIDAVGRQRGAGLGGGNDEREQTINQLLTEMDGFSGNSGVIVLAATNRPDVLDSALLRPGRFDRQVTVDRPDVAGRVKILQVHSRGKALAKDVDFEKIARRTPGFTGADLQNLMNEAAILAARRDLKEISKDEISDALERIIAGPEKKNAVVSDEKKKLVAYHEAGHALVGALMPEYDPVAKISIIPRGQAGGLTFFAPSEERLESGLYSRSYLENQMAVALGGRVAEEVIFGQENVTTGASNDFMQVSRVARQMVERFGFSKKIGQVAIGGPGGNPFLGQQMSSQKDYSMATADVVDAEVRELVETAYTRAKQIITTHIDILHKLAQLLMEKESVDGEEFMSLFIDGKAELYVS is encoded by the exons ATGGCATCATCAACTACAAACCCTTTACTCACTTCAAACTTCTTTGGTTCCCGAAGCTTGCCTTGTCCTAAAACAACCAGACCCTCCTTATCCTTCCTTCTACccaaaaaatttcagaaaattGTGAATGAAAAGAATTATGAGTCTTTAAAATCCCTTCAGTCACAAGCAACCATAGCTACTGCCTTAATCTTCTCTTCTTTAACCCCTCAGGCGCTAGCAATTGACAACCCTACACCACCACCTACTCCTCCTCCTGTTATTGAAGCCCAGCCCACCAGACCATCCTCTACTCTAGCTCAAAATCTTCTCTTAACAGCTCCGAAACCCCAGTCTCAGTCAACCTCTGACCTTCCTGAAGGTAGTCAATGGCGGTACAGCGAGTTTCTGAATGCGGTCAAGAAAGGGAAAGTGGAAAGAGTTCGTTTCAGCAAAGATGGTTCTGCCCTACAACTCACCGCCGTAGATGGTCGTCGTGCCACCGTTATTGTCCCTAATGACCCTGATCTGATCGACATTTTAGCGATGAACGGCGTTGATATTTCGGTTGCCGAGGGGGATTCTGGTAATGGgctctttaattttattggaaatcttttgttcccttttcttgcttttgcCGGTTTGTTTCTCCTGTTTCGACGGGCGCAAGGTGGGCCAGGTGGACCCGGTGGGTTGGGTGGGCCGATGGATTTTGGCCGGTCGAAGTCGAAGTTTCAAGAAGTGCCGGAAACCGGTGTGACGTTTGCTGATGTGGCCGGAGCTGATCAGGCTAAATTGGAGTTACAAGAGGTGGttgatttcttgaaaaatcCTGATAAGTACACAGCCTTAGGAGCTAAAATTCCTAAAGGGTGTTTATTAGTTGGGCCGCCAGGGACTGGGAAGACATTGTTGGCCAGAGCTGTGGCAGGAGAGGCGGGCGTGCCGTTCTTTTCGTGCGCAGCCTCGGAGTTTGTTGAGTTGTTTGTTGGAGTGGGGGCGTCGAGAGTGAGAGATTTGTTTGAGAAAGCAAAGTCAAAAGCGCCTTGCATTGTctttattgatgaaattgatgCGGTTGGGAGGCAGAGAGGGGCTGGACTTGGAGGGGGGAATGATGAGAGAGAGCAGACTATTAATCAGTTGTTGACTGAAATGGATGGATTTTCGGGTAATTCAGGTGTTATTGTGTTGGCTGCTACAAATAGACCCGATGTTCTTGATTCGGCTTTGTTGCGACCGGGAAGGTTTGATAGACAGGTTACAGTCGATAGGCCTGATGTCGCTGGTAGAGTCAAGATTCTTCAG GTGCATTCTAGAGGGAAGGCACTTGCAAAGGATGTGGATTTTGAAAAGATTGCACGGAGGACCCCAGGATTTACTGGAGCTGATTTGCAGAACCTGATGAATGAAGCAGCCATTCTTGCAGCTCGGCGTGACCTCAAGGAAATAAGCAAAGATGAGATTTCTGATGCTCTGGAGAGGATCATTGCAGgaccagaaaagaaaaatgctgTTGTCTcggatgaaaagaaaaaattagttgCCTATCACG AGGCTGGGCATGCTTTGGTTGGTGCACTTATGCCTGAATATGATCCAGTAGCCAAGATATCCATCATTCCTCGTGGCCAAGCTGGTGGTCTAACATTTTTTGCTCCAAGTGAGGAAAGGCTCGAGTCTGGATTGTACAGTAGAAGCTACCTGGAGAATCAAATGGCTGTTGCACTTGGTGGAAG GGTTGCCGAGGAAGTGATTTTTGGTCAGGAAAATGTGACTACTGGAGCATCCAATGATTTCATGCAAGTTTCACGAGTGGCAAGGCAGATGGTTGAGAGATTTGGGTTCAGCAAAAAGATTGGTCAGGTTGCCATTGGTGGACCTGGTGGAAATCCTTTCTTGGGTCAACAG ATGTCATCCCAGAAAGACTACTCCATGGCGACTGCTGATGTGGTGGATGCAGAGGTAAGAGAGTTGGTGGAGACAGCTTATACAAGAGCCAAGCAAATCATCACAACTCACATTGACATCCTCCACAAGCTTGCTCAACTCCTCATGGAAAAAGAAAGTGTTGATGGAGAAGAGTTCATGAGTCTCTTCATTGATGGAAAAGCTGAACTATATGTTTCCTGA